In the Treponema maltophilum ATCC 51939 genome, CGGACGAAGAAAAGACGCCGGTTTTCCAATCTATAAAACTTTCGGCGGTCAGGCTTGTTTTTCCGGTATTTTGTGCGAAAAGAGATGCAGTATTCAGTATGGACATGCACAATATAAGCGCCGCGATAATCGCCGGTGTAAGCGTAAAAAAACGCGCCGTGCGTACGTGAAAGAAAACGGAAAAGAAGTGCGGAATTTTTTGTCCGTTCGACATAGTTCGGAATTACCTCATTCGATTAAAAAAAACGCCGATTTTTTTGCATGCGGCGGTCTTATTTCAATATCGGCACAAACAGAACCGTACCTATACTTAAAATTGCGTTTTGGCTGCGCTTGTTTATCTTGCAAAGCATTTCCACGCTTACGCCGAATTTGCGCGACAAAGCCCACAAGGTGTCGCCCTGTTTTACCGTATACGTATGTGTAAAGGCGAGCGTTTGCTGGTTTGTAAGAGCGTTCAACACCAATTCGTCGCAATTATGCGGAATACGCAGCCGATACGCGTCAACCGGCGGCGTTATCGGGTACTTTAAAGACGGGTTTAAAAACTTATAGATTTCGTACTCGATGCCCGTGTCTTCGGCAAGGATTTCAAGATTTATTTGGCGCGGCAAAAGGCATTCGCTGAACGCCAAAGCGGCATCACTGTTGTAGGACGGAAGCTCAAGACCGTAGTATTCGGCGTTTGTGATAAGATCCGCAATCGCCAAAAATTTGGGAACATAGGCTTTGGTTTCGCCGCGCAAAAGTCCCTTGTCGGCCAAATACCAAAAGTCTTTTTTGCCGGCTTTTTGTACCGCCCGGTTCATGGCGCCCAAACCCATGTTGTATGCGCCCAACGCGAGTTCCCAGTTCGAAAAAAAATCGTAATTCGCTTTGAGTTTTCTGAGCGCCGCATCCGTGCTGAACCACGGATCTTTGCGTTCGTCCAGCCAATCGTTTTTTTCCAAAAGGCCGTGTATGCTGTTTTCCATAAACTGCCACAAGCCCACGGCTCCCGATTTTGAGCGCGCGTGCGTGTTGTAGCCCGATTCGATAACCGGCAAAAACTCGAGGCATTGGGGAAGGCCGTATTCGGCAAGCTTTTTGCGTATATACGGACGGTAGGTGGCCGCGTTTTGCATGACGGCGGCAAGCCATTTTCGGCTGTAATCGGATAAAAAATCTTTGCGGTACTTGGCAATGAGTTTATGGTCGCTGTACGGAATGTCGAGAGGAACGTAGACCGGTCGTTTTTCCGCACCGACTGCGGGAGGCGTCGGGAGTGCCGGAATTTCGGTTTGTGTCGGAACATCCTGTACCGAAACGTCCTGCACGGAAGCGACTGCAGCCGCTCCGATACTCTGCGCACCGCAGGGAAAAAATAAAGCGGCGGCGGCAAACAGGCGGAGCGCGGCGGCAAAAAGCGTTTTTTTCACAGTTTTTCCCCGTAGTAAATGCCCGCCCATTCCCAGCGGCCGTGAATTTCGGGATTAAGCGGAAAATTCACCTTTCTGAAATAAAAGTACCACACTTTTATGTACGAACGCCAGCCCCACGTGCGGAGATATGCTTCGTTCGGGTTGGA is a window encoding:
- a CDS encoding lytic transglycosylase domain-containing protein codes for the protein MKKTLFAAALRLFAAAALFFPCGAQSIGAAAVASVQDVSVQDVPTQTEIPALPTPPAVGAEKRPVYVPLDIPYSDHKLIAKYRKDFLSDYSRKWLAAVMQNAATYRPYIRKKLAEYGLPQCLEFLPVIESGYNTHARSKSGAVGLWQFMENSIHGLLEKNDWLDERKDPWFSTDAALRKLKANYDFFSNWELALGAYNMGLGAMNRAVQKAGKKDFWYLADKGLLRGETKAYVPKFLAIADLITNAEYYGLELPSYNSDAALAFSECLLPRQINLEILAEDTGIEYEIYKFLNPSLKYPITPPVDAYRLRIPHNCDELVLNALTNQQTLAFTHTYTVKQGDTLWALSRKFGVSVEMLCKINKRSQNAILSIGTVLFVPILK